In Pseudodesulfovibrio hydrargyri, a single window of DNA contains:
- a CDS encoding ATP-binding protein, translating to MDIKTFESPVPEVCASKIFEACGAKFDTDVVTDLWQKIRRHQWVLSEKLDRDVGFKIACKDFVDNIGTDEELATHNQEKLLVQMGAQAITRDIWDTISDTQPPKKLIQKKIILPLVEEELSRKHGVTPPKTIIFFGPPGTGKTHFVKAMAGRLAWWYVEIMPSMLMVDGVDKIGAHLRSVMEKARDLEEVVIFIDEFEELAGNRDKASRIDRSITNEFLKQVPLIKSHTSKVLLVCATNYIRQLDAALLRPGRFDCIIPVGTLDESGRETILKYFLSKMNVGAIDLARIIALTGKYTPADIEYLFQTIAQHAFEEECESGSNVPVTTDAIVQAIATFTPSLTEGVIEEFKEDIIKYSRA from the coding sequence ATGGATATCAAAACATTCGAATCACCCGTACCCGAGGTCTGCGCCAGCAAGATTTTCGAAGCCTGCGGCGCGAAGTTCGATACGGACGTCGTTACCGATCTTTGGCAAAAAATCAGGCGGCATCAGTGGGTCCTGTCCGAAAAACTGGACCGGGATGTCGGATTCAAGATCGCCTGCAAGGATTTTGTCGATAATATCGGTACGGACGAGGAACTCGCCACGCACAACCAGGAAAAACTGCTGGTGCAAATGGGCGCACAGGCCATCACCCGCGACATATGGGACACCATCTCCGATACCCAGCCGCCCAAGAAGTTGATACAAAAGAAGATCATTCTTCCTTTGGTTGAGGAGGAACTCTCTCGGAAGCATGGCGTCACTCCACCCAAGACCATCATTTTCTTCGGCCCTCCCGGCACGGGTAAAACCCATTTCGTCAAGGCGATGGCCGGAAGGCTGGCGTGGTGGTACGTGGAAATCATGCCGAGCATGCTCATGGTCGACGGAGTGGACAAAATCGGCGCCCACCTGCGTAGTGTGATGGAGAAGGCGCGAGACTTGGAAGAAGTTGTTATATTCATAGACGAATTCGAAGAACTTGCAGGCAATCGGGATAAAGCCAGTCGTATAGACAGGTCCATCACCAATGAGTTTCTCAAGCAGGTCCCGCTCATCAAAAGCCATACCAGCAAGGTGCTGCTCGTCTGCGCGACCAACTACATTCGCCAACTGGACGCCGCCCTGCTGCGGCCTGGGCGATTTGATTGCATCATCCCGGTCGGGACTCTCGACGAGAGCGGAAGGGAAACCATACTGAAATATTTCTTGTCCAAGATGAACGTAGGCGCCATCGATTTGGCGCGTATCATCGCCTTGACGGGGAAATACACCCCGGCCGACATCGAATACCTCTTTCAGACCATAGCCCAGCACGCCTTTGAAGAAGAATGCGAAAGCGGGAGCAACGTTCCGGTGACAACGGACGCCATCGTCCAGGCCATTGCAACCTTCACCCCCTCACTGACGGAGGGCGTGATCGAGGAATTCAAGGAAGACATCATCAAATACTCACGCGCTTGA
- a CDS encoding ATP-binding protein, translating to MTDKLRHQAEALIQATESADKSPLSSEAAQQALHELRVHQIELELQNEELRRAQTELDAVRARYFDLYDMAPVGYCTVSEKGLTLEANLTAATLLGMLRGEMVGQPWTRFIHKEDQDIYYRHRKELFNNASPTARAECELRLVKKDGSEFWALLTGSIAPDDEGAPVCRIVIHDIAARKQEEQFREDVQSIIHHDIKGPLTSLYSLAELFLKGKMDDALMDVFPQVVLGVRQVIRLIDAAEPLREMERGEYTPAETLLEVHPLLESVKDSLAILSAQNDVTILLQPSAECVAGRARVCGEAFLFEDLFANLVKNAIEASPGGGSVTIACRVDPEVVHVAIHNTGAVPESIRDRFFEKYTTAGKRFGTGLGTYSARLITEAHGGHIGLATSEADGTTVSVSLPRCDIR from the coding sequence ATGACAGACAAACTCAGACATCAAGCCGAAGCTTTGATCCAGGCGACTGAATCCGCGGACAAATCCCCTCTTTCTTCCGAGGCGGCGCAGCAGGCGCTCCACGAGTTGCGGGTCCATCAGATCGAGCTGGAGTTGCAGAACGAGGAGTTGCGCCGGGCCCAAACGGAACTGGATGCCGTACGGGCGCGCTACTTTGATCTCTATGACATGGCCCCGGTCGGGTATTGCACGGTCAGCGAAAAAGGGCTGACCCTCGAGGCCAATCTCACCGCCGCGACACTGCTCGGCATGCTTCGTGGTGAAATGGTAGGACAGCCCTGGACCAGGTTTATCCATAAGGAGGACCAGGACATCTATTACCGGCACCGCAAAGAGCTCTTCAACAATGCTTCGCCTACAGCGAGGGCGGAATGTGAATTGCGTCTGGTGAAAAAAGACGGGAGCGAGTTCTGGGCACTTTTGACCGGCTCAATAGCCCCGGATGACGAAGGCGCTCCCGTTTGCCGCATCGTGATACACGACATTGCGGCGCGCAAACAGGAAGAACAGTTCCGGGAGGACGTGCAAAGCATAATACATCACGACATCAAGGGGCCGCTCACCAGTTTGTATTCCTTGGCGGAATTGTTTTTGAAGGGGAAGATGGACGATGCCTTGATGGACGTTTTCCCGCAAGTCGTTCTCGGCGTCCGGCAGGTGATCCGTCTCATTGATGCCGCCGAGCCCTTGCGCGAGATGGAAAGGGGTGAATACACGCCGGCGGAAACACTGCTCGAAGTCCATCCACTCCTTGAATCCGTGAAGGATTCCCTGGCGATACTCTCCGCGCAGAACGATGTGACCATCCTCCTCCAGCCTTCGGCGGAGTGTGTTGCCGGAAGGGCGCGGGTATGCGGAGAAGCCTTTCTCTTTGAAGACCTGTTCGCGAATCTGGTGAAAAATGCTATCGAGGCCTCTCCCGGCGGGGGGAGCGTGACCATCGCCTGTCGAGTGGATCCCGAAGTGGTGCACGTTGCCATCCACAATACCGGTGCGGTGCCTGAATCAATCAGGGACCGGTTCTTCGAGAAATACACCACTGCGGGCAAGCGGTTCGGCACGGGGTTGGGGACCTATAGCGCCCGGCTCATCACCGAGGCGCATGGCGGCCATATCGGACTCGCCACATCCGAGGCCGACGGAACCACGGTCAGCGTCTCGCTCCCCCGCTGCGACATCCGGTAG
- a CDS encoding chemotaxis protein CheB, translating into MKKKKDTPDSKLQKTSPVSNDKTVPDPGRWSGSVFPIVGIGASAGGLAAFEAFFSGMSAAADPGMAFILVQHLAPDHKSLLTELIRRCTRMEVFEVEDGMEVRPNCIYIIPPNRDMAFLHGSLHLIESIAPRGQRLPIDYFFRSLAQSLHESAIGVVLSGTGSDGTLGVRSIKGEGGMVIAQTPESCEHDGMPRSAIATGLVDYELVPSEMPARIIAYANHAYGPPLRTASAPVTDNALRKICILLRAQTGHDFSQYKPSTIHRRIERRMAVHQIDTLDAYIQYLRQTPMEVEALFRDLLIGVTRFFRDADVFKVLEEKVIPKLFAGKSPNSSIRIWSAGCSTGEEAYSIAILLQEYMEKTRQTFKVQVFATDIDSQAIATARSGLYPASIATDVTPQRLARFFSVEANGGTYRIHKTLRDILIFSEQDVIKDPPFSRLDCIVCRNLLIYMGGELQKKLIPLFHYALRPGGFLFLGTSETVGDFGDLFTAVDRKSKLYLRSEVARGRHSAPMGRFLPPLTVLDSSPLRPTGVKEAAPAKLPLRELTEQTLLHRFIPAGVLVNAQGDILYLHGRTGQYLEPAQGEAGTNNILKMAREGLRRGLSTALHKARSSGETVRSQALRVKTNGPFTSVDLTVCPVAADHAGFSASLYLVVLRPTSQADLGAVQKSHLPDVEDGAEKLAREKNEIATLRQDLLANEEYLQSTIEELETSNEELNSSNEEMQSINEELQSSNEELETSKEELQSVNEELSTVNAELQNKLIDLSQANNDMSNLLSGTGIATIFVDHQLCIMRFTPAATRIINLIPIDIGRPVGHIVSKMVGYDNLVEDVRSVLETLLPKDLEVQTADGKWYTMRIQPYRTLENVIEGAVITFVDITEMKKSHELLREAHGQIRLAVVARDSLDAIAVLDTKGDILSWNPSAERLFGWSEGEALAMNIRDMLPEDMQSQELENIRQVAAGVMPAPYETSRVHKDGQTLEVWLTASPLADDAGHVYAMATIQRMAPGRDST; encoded by the coding sequence ATGAAAAAGAAAAAAGACACACCCGATTCCAAGCTGCAAAAGACCTCCCCCGTATCGAACGACAAAACCGTTCCCGATCCGGGGCGCTGGTCTGGATCGGTCTTTCCCATCGTGGGCATCGGCGCCTCGGCCGGAGGTCTGGCGGCTTTCGAAGCCTTTTTTTCCGGCATGTCCGCCGCCGCCGATCCGGGGATGGCCTTCATCCTGGTGCAACATCTGGCTCCGGATCACAAGAGCTTGCTGACCGAGCTCATCCGCCGCTGTACCCGCATGGAGGTCTTCGAGGTGGAAGACGGCATGGAAGTCCGGCCCAACTGCATCTACATCATCCCGCCCAACCGCGACATGGCCTTTCTGCACGGCAGTCTGCACTTGATCGAATCCATCGCCCCACGGGGACAGCGGCTGCCCATTGACTATTTTTTCCGCTCCCTGGCTCAGAGCCTGCATGAATCAGCCATCGGCGTCGTGCTCTCCGGCACGGGCAGCGACGGCACCCTCGGCGTGCGGTCCATCAAGGGCGAAGGGGGCATGGTCATTGCCCAGACGCCCGAATCCTGCGAGCACGACGGCATGCCGCGCAGCGCCATTGCCACCGGCCTGGTGGATTACGAGCTGGTGCCGTCGGAGATGCCCGCCCGGATCATCGCCTATGCGAACCATGCCTATGGTCCGCCTCTCCGAACGGCGTCCGCGCCCGTGACCGACAATGCGCTGCGCAAAATATGCATCCTGCTGCGCGCCCAGACCGGACACGACTTTTCCCAGTACAAACCGAGCACCATTCATCGCCGCATTGAACGCCGAATGGCCGTGCATCAGATCGACACGCTGGATGCGTACATTCAATACCTGCGGCAAACCCCGATGGAAGTGGAGGCCCTTTTCCGCGACCTGCTCATCGGCGTGACCCGTTTTTTCCGCGATGCCGATGTGTTCAAGGTGCTTGAAGAAAAAGTCATCCCGAAACTCTTTGCCGGGAAGTCCCCGAATTCCTCAATCCGAATCTGGTCGGCGGGATGCTCCACCGGAGAGGAGGCTTACTCCATCGCCATTCTCCTTCAGGAGTACATGGAAAAGACCCGACAAACATTCAAGGTGCAGGTCTTTGCCACAGACATTGACAGCCAGGCCATAGCCACGGCCCGAAGCGGGCTGTATCCGGCCAGCATCGCCACCGACGTCACACCGCAACGGCTGGCGCGGTTTTTCTCGGTTGAAGCCAATGGCGGCACCTACCGCATCCACAAAACGCTCCGCGACATACTGATCTTTTCGGAACAGGATGTGATCAAGGACCCGCCCTTCTCCAGGCTCGACTGCATCGTATGCCGCAACCTGCTCATCTACATGGGCGGGGAGTTGCAGAAAAAACTCATCCCGCTCTTCCATTACGCCTTGCGACCCGGCGGTTTCCTTTTTTTGGGCACATCGGAAACGGTGGGCGACTTTGGAGACCTGTTTACCGCAGTGGATCGCAAGTCGAAACTGTATCTGCGCAGTGAAGTTGCGCGCGGCAGGCACTCCGCGCCCATGGGCCGTTTCCTGCCGCCGCTGACGGTCCTTGACTCGTCCCCCCTCCGGCCGACAGGCGTAAAGGAGGCCGCCCCCGCTAAACTGCCGTTGCGCGAATTGACCGAACAGACGCTGCTGCATCGGTTCATCCCGGCGGGAGTGCTGGTCAACGCCCAAGGCGACATCCTCTACCTCCATGGGCGCACCGGCCAGTACCTGGAACCCGCGCAAGGCGAAGCGGGCACCAACAACATCCTCAAGATGGCGCGGGAGGGATTGCGCCGAGGGCTGAGCACGGCCCTGCACAAGGCGCGATCGTCCGGTGAAACCGTTCGCAGCCAGGCTTTGCGGGTCAAGACCAACGGGCCCTTCACTTCGGTCGATCTGACGGTCTGCCCGGTGGCGGCCGACCATGCCGGGTTTTCCGCCTCCCTTTATCTGGTGGTCTTGAGGCCGACGTCGCAAGCCGACCTCGGGGCGGTGCAAAAATCCCATCTCCCGGACGTCGAGGATGGGGCAGAGAAACTGGCCAGAGAAAAGAATGAGATCGCGACATTGCGGCAAGATCTGTTGGCCAACGAGGAGTATCTCCAAAGCACCATCGAGGAGCTGGAGACGTCCAACGAGGAACTCAACTCCTCCAACGAGGAAATGCAGTCCATCAATGAAGAACTGCAATCTTCGAACGAGGAGCTGGAAACCTCCAAGGAAGAGCTGCAATCCGTCAACGAGGAGTTGTCCACCGTCAATGCCGAGCTGCAGAACAAGTTGATCGATCTGTCGCAGGCCAACAACGACATGAGCAACCTGCTTTCCGGCACGGGCATCGCCACGATATTCGTGGATCACCAGCTGTGCATCATGCGCTTCACCCCGGCCGCCACCCGGATCATCAACCTGATCCCGATCGATATCGGGCGGCCCGTCGGCCACATCGTCTCCAAGATGGTGGGTTACGACAACCTGGTTGAGGACGTGCGGTCCGTATTGGAGACGCTGCTCCCCAAGGATCTGGAGGTACAGACGGCGGACGGCAAATGGTACACGATGCGTATCCAGCCCTATCGCACCCTTGAGAACGTGATCGAGGGGGCGGTCATCACCTTTGTCGACATAACCGAGATGAAGAAATCCCACGAGTTGTTGCGGGAGGCCCATGGCCAAATCCGTCTGGCGGTGGTTGCGCGGGATTCGCTGGACGCCATCGCCGTCTTGGACACGAAGGGAGATATCCTGTCCTGGAATCCCTCGGCGGAGCGCCTTTTCGGGTGGAGTGAAGGGGAGGCGCTGGCCATGAACATTCGGGATATGCTTCCGGAGGATATGCAGTCGCAGGAGCTGGAGAACATCCGGCAAGTCGCGGCGGGCGTCATGCCGGCGCCCTATGAGACGAGCCGCGTCCACAAGGACGGACAGACCTTGGAGGTATGGCTTACGGCCAGCCCGTTGGCGGACGACGCGGGTCATGTCTATGCCATGGCAACCATACAACGGATGGCCCCGGGGAGGGACAGCACATGA
- a CDS encoding BON domain-containing protein, with translation MEPPGEVVDDAAITAMAERTLSYHRPIGTLNGEAGSHAEKDLAGKLVDDVHGVKKIVNSTNWIETP, from the coding sequence ATGGAACCCCCGGGAGAGGTGGTGGACGATGCCGCCATCACCGCCATGGCCGAGAGGACGTTGTCCTACCATCGCCCAATCGGCACCCTGAACGGCGAGGCCGGAAGCCATGCCGAGAAGGACCTGGCCGGAAAGCTCGTGGATGATGTTCACGGCGTGAAGAAGATAGTCAACAGTACCAATTGGATAGAAACGCCTTGA
- a CDS encoding GlsB/YeaQ/YmgE family stress response membrane protein: MAALFWFVLIGLVAGWLAGMLMKGGFGLIGDIVIGVLGAVIGGYVFGLLGINSGGLIGAIVTATVGAVILIFILRLFRRA; the protein is encoded by the coding sequence ATGGCTGCATTATTCTGGTTCGTATTGATAGGACTGGTTGCCGGCTGGCTGGCCGGGATGCTTATGAAAGGCGGATTCGGTCTCATTGGAGATATCGTCATCGGTGTTCTTGGGGCGGTGATAGGCGGATACGTCTTCGGACTTCTTGGGATCAACTCAGGCGGACTGATCGGGGCAATAGTCACAGCGACAGTGGGTGCGGTGATCCTGATTTTCATTCTGCGTCTGTTCAGAAGAGCCTGA
- the rfbG gene encoding CDP-glucose 4,6-dehydratase — protein MIPFSDFYRGRKVFLTGHTGFKGAWLALWLHSLGAEVSGYSLAPTSEPNLFEAADLADRIRHVSGGILDAEALDRAMAESRPEVVFHLAAQALIPESLEHPLETLQTNVMGSANVLEAVRRTDSVRAVVCASTNKCYDNLKQPWGYRENDPLGGHDPYSASKGAMEMVCASWNRSFFRPEGRVGLATVRSGNLIGGGDFSPWRLVPDYVRAVREGRILEVHRPNVVRQWQHVLEPLSGYLWLAVKLAGDPARFGGAWNFAPSDNTCSVETLVETIHCLSGMGGWKAVTGEGEGWLEAAMLKLCSDKAAVELQWKAVLDLERTVDMTMRGYGPFLGREFDAGEVCLSQIDEYTALAARRGMPWAL, from the coding sequence ATGATTCCGTTTTCCGATTTCTATAGGGGCCGGAAGGTGTTCCTGACCGGCCATACCGGTTTCAAGGGCGCATGGCTCGCCCTGTGGCTCCATTCACTGGGCGCGGAGGTCTCCGGGTATTCCCTGGCCCCGACGTCCGAGCCCAATCTGTTCGAGGCCGCCGACCTGGCGGACCGCATCCGTCACGTCTCCGGGGGCATCCTCGACGCCGAGGCCCTGGACCGGGCCATGGCCGAGAGCCGCCCCGAGGTGGTCTTCCACCTTGCGGCCCAGGCGCTCATTCCCGAGTCCCTGGAGCATCCCCTGGAGACCCTGCAGACCAATGTCATGGGCTCGGCCAACGTCCTCGAGGCGGTACGCCGGACCGATTCCGTGCGCGCCGTGGTCTGCGCCTCCACCAACAAGTGCTACGACAACCTCAAGCAGCCCTGGGGCTACCGCGAGAACGACCCGCTGGGCGGCCATGATCCGTACAGCGCCTCCAAGGGAGCCATGGAGATGGTCTGCGCCTCCTGGAACCGGTCCTTCTTCAGGCCCGAGGGGCGCGTGGGGCTGGCCACGGTCCGGTCGGGCAACCTTATCGGCGGCGGTGACTTCAGCCCCTGGCGGCTGGTTCCGGATTACGTCCGGGCCGTGCGCGAGGGCAGGATTCTCGAAGTCCACAGGCCCAACGTCGTGCGCCAGTGGCAGCACGTGCTCGAGCCCCTGAGCGGCTACCTCTGGCTGGCCGTCAAGCTGGCCGGTGATCCGGCGCGCTTCGGCGGGGCCTGGAACTTCGCGCCCTCGGACAACACCTGCTCGGTCGAAACTCTGGTGGAGACCATTCACTGCCTGAGCGGCATGGGCGGCTGGAAGGCCGTGACCGGGGAAGGGGAGGGGTGGCTGGAAGCGGCCATGCTCAAGCTGTGCAGCGACAAGGCCGCCGTGGAGCTGCAATGGAAGGCGGTCCTCGACCTTGAGAGGACCGTGGACATGACCATGCGCGGCTACGGCCCGTTTCTCGGCCGGGAGTTCGACGCCGGAGAGGTCTGCCTGAGCCAGATCGACGAATACACCGCCCTGGCCGCCCGCAGGGGCATGCCCTGGGCGCTCTGA
- a CDS encoding TOBE domain-containing protein: MKLSARNLIPGKVKDVTVGMVNAEVVIEIAPAVEIVSVITKNSLERMDIKVGDEVEAMVKATSVMVVKD; this comes from the coding sequence ATGAAGCTGAGTGCAAGAAACCTCATTCCCGGCAAGGTCAAGGACGTGACCGTGGGCATGGTCAACGCCGAGGTGGTCATCGAGATCGCCCCGGCGGTGGAGATCGTTTCCGTGATCACCAAGAATTCGTTGGAACGTATGGACATCAAGGTCGGCGACGAGGTCGAGGCCATGGTCAAGGCGACCAGCGTGATGGTCGTCAAGGACTGA
- a CDS encoding ATP-binding cassette domain-containing protein, translated as MLNVEMTKRLKHFDLDLSFSCAPGEITAVIGPSGAGKTTLVRLLAGLERPDGGRITFGDTVWADPEKRIFVPARKRGLGLVFQDYTLFPHLTIRKNVAFAASDDNRVDELMTMFGIRHLEASRPAGISGGERQRAAFCQALARDPVLLLLDEPFSALDVANRRNLRSCLKELKSELNIPILHITHDLDEALYLGDHILAVESGRIAPHWLKEQQAIQHRLAVSGLARSGEAAVARAEESRPAERALLGCG; from the coding sequence ATGCTCAACGTCGAAATGACCAAACGGCTGAAACACTTCGACCTCGACCTTTCCTTTTCCTGCGCGCCCGGCGAGATTACGGCGGTGATCGGCCCCTCGGGCGCGGGCAAGACCACCCTGGTCCGGCTGCTGGCCGGGCTGGAACGTCCCGACGGGGGGAGAATAACCTTCGGGGATACGGTCTGGGCCGATCCCGAAAAACGCATCTTCGTGCCCGCGCGCAAGCGCGGATTGGGGTTGGTCTTCCAAGACTACACGTTGTTCCCGCATCTGACCATCCGCAAGAACGTGGCTTTTGCCGCGTCCGACGACAATCGGGTGGACGAGCTCATGACCATGTTCGGCATCCGCCATCTGGAGGCAAGCAGGCCGGCGGGCATCTCCGGCGGCGAGCGCCAGCGGGCGGCCTTTTGCCAGGCGCTGGCTCGCGACCCGGTGCTGCTGCTCCTGGACGAACCGTTCTCGGCCCTGGACGTGGCCAACCGGCGCAACCTGCGCAGTTGCCTCAAGGAATTGAAGAGCGAGCTGAACATCCCCATCCTGCACATTACTCACGACCTGGACGAGGCCCTGTACCTGGGCGACCACATCCTGGCCGTGGAGAGCGGCAGGATCGCCCCCCACTGGCTCAAGGAGCAGCAGGCCATTCAGCACCGTCTGGCGGTGTCCGGCCTGGCCCGGAGCGGGGAGGCGGCCGTGGCCCGCGCCGAGGAATCGAGGCCCGCGGAGCGAGCGCTTCTCGGCTGCGGATGA
- the modB gene encoding molybdate ABC transporter permease subunit — translation MDWTPLILSAKLAIWTMLLIPILASPMASLLAFGRFKGKSLLDAVVTLPMVMPPTVLGFALLVVMGPRGYMGGLWEDVTGNRLVFSFSGILIASMVFNLPFAVQPLRASLEKLDPRLLESAAVLGLSPLSTFFRIVLPNCLGGLAAASILVFAHSLGEFGVILMVGGSIPGQTQVASVAIFEAVEALRFDDAFRMSAALIPVCFAVLLIINKINARRA, via the coding sequence TTGGACCATGTTGCTCATCCCTATCTTGGCCTCCCCGATGGCCAGCTTGCTGGCCTTCGGGAGGTTCAAGGGGAAGAGCCTCCTCGATGCCGTGGTCACTCTGCCCATGGTCATGCCCCCCACGGTCCTGGGCTTCGCCCTGCTTGTGGTCATGGGGCCGCGCGGCTACATGGGCGGGCTGTGGGAGGACGTCACCGGCAACCGGCTGGTCTTCAGCTTTTCGGGCATCCTGATCGCATCCATGGTCTTCAACCTGCCATTCGCGGTCCAGCCCCTGCGGGCCTCCCTGGAAAAGCTGGACCCGAGGCTGCTCGAGAGCGCGGCGGTCCTGGGCCTGTCCCCCCTGTCCACCTTTTTCCGCATCGTTTTGCCCAACTGCCTGGGCGGCCTGGCCGCCGCGTCCATCCTGGTCTTCGCGCACAGCCTCGGCGAATTCGGCGTCATCCTCATGGTCGGAGGCAGCATCCCCGGGCAGACCCAGGTGGCCTCGGTGGCCATTTTCGAGGCGGTCGAGGCCCTGCGCTTCGACGATGCCTTCCGCATGTCGGCGGCCTTGATCCCCGTCTGCTTCGCGGTGCTTCTGATAATCAACAAGATCAATGCGAGGCGCGCCTGA